A stretch of Caenorhabditis elegans chromosome IV DNA encodes these proteins:
- the kin-36 gene encoding Protein kinase domain-containing protein (Confirmed by transcript evidence), with translation MGFKLVALSSFLLTVSALSIEHNTVGGGCVDLLCPDTATHHGLRNLVNDETLKTDACTACSQCTENGYSVCLRPKDSRASRTAGGCTCAHTLAANCHTDLAQTQHPANLSMKTYSACYADALQRPPQPLAVNENSSVVVTIEPFWLEPYWRHLKIENVTLHYKFQVKAPEHCEGEVESTPTGVHTCVASVLVDLSESKEDQPQVKDDDDEYDHSDNYDQYDDDLPPEVQFDRDVFSGAKELESYYTATIRRARQIKASASKDQQIYDGETIIESEHLKFDLKPEVYTADGSEIVDGPPQEDALPGPVKDAEETATVVQVDKDEGDVSEETGGTNFFEEEEKKEEGETKKEESSEEEDGVLKVNLEDIEPTKLKSQEDAKKKEGDEEEEKDEEEAETTTVVKEDEEKKEGDNEGDKEEDKEDKKESEEEEEKDGDDEETTTTSEDDEEKDSNSDEDEDEESTTVELVEGETPDPSEQNFLQRIYYSPDYLRVRNITIATLIIFAVFCSLGLCCIYKNKCCKSKESKTSNGYRYTSANPPPPTELVSREKEHLRQ, from the exons ATGGGTTTCAAACTTGTTGCTCTCAGTAGCTTTCTGCTGACTGTCAG CGCTCTGTCAATCGAGCACAACACAGTCGGAGGTGGCTGTGTGGATCTTCTCTGTCCTGACACTGCAACTCATCACGGGCTCCGCAATCTGGTCAACGATGAAACACTGAAAACCGACGCCTGTACTGCGTGCAGTCAGTGCACGGAGAATGGTTACAGTGTCTGTCTGCGACCAAAGGATTCACGTGCTTCTCGTACCGCTGGCGGATGCACATGTGCTCACACCCTGGCTGCCAATTGTCACACCGATCTTGCTCAAACTCAACATCCAGCTAATCTTTCCATGAAAACATACTCCGCTTGTTATGCTGATG CTCTCCAACGCCCACCCCAACCACTAGCCGTCAATGAAAACTCATCAGTCGTCGTGACAATTGAGCCATTCTGGTTGGAGCCCTACTGGAGACacctcaaaattgaaaatgtaacTCTTCACTACAAATTCCAAGTGAAG GCACCAGAGCATTGTGAGGGAGAAGTTGAGTCGACGCCGACTGGAGTGCACACTTGTGTTGCTTCGGTCCTCGTCGATTTGTCCGAGAGCAAGGAAGATCAACCACAAGTGAAAGATGACGATGATGAGTATGATCACAGTGAT aactacGACCAATATGATGATGATCTTCCACCAGAGGTTCAATTTGACCGGGACGTCTTCTCCGGAGCCAAGGAACTTGAATCCTATTACACCGCCACCATCCGCCGTGCTCGGCAGATCAAGGCCTCAGCCTCTAAGGATCAGCAGATCTACGATGGGGAAACCATTATTGAATcggaacatttgaaattcgacTTGAAGCCTGAAGTGTATACAGCTGATGGATCGGAGATTGTTGATGGCCCACCACAAGAGGATGCACTTCCAGGACCTGTCAAAGATGCAGAGGAGACTGCTACTGTTGTTCAAGTTGATAAGGATGAGGGTGACGTTAGTGAGGAGACCGGTGGAACCAACTTCTTTgaggaggaggagaagaaggaagaagGGGAGACGAAGAAGGAGGAGAGCAGTGAGGAAGAGGATGGAGTTTTGAAGGTTAATCTGGAGGATATTGAGCCAACAAAGTTGAAGTCTCAAGAGGATGCGAAGAAGAAGGAAGGAGATGAAGAGGAGGAGAAGGATGAAGAAGAGGCGGAAACAACTACAGTTGTGAAAGAGGATGAGGAGAAGAAGGAAGGAGATAATGAGGGAGATAAAGAGGAGGACAAGGAGGACAAGAAAGAGTCAGAGGAAGAGGAGGAAAAGGATGGTGATGATGAAGAGACAACTACCACATCCGAAGACGACGAGGAGAAGGATTCCAACTCCGACGAAGATGAAGATGAGGAATCTACCACCGTGGAGCTTGTCGAGGGAGAAACCCCAGACCCATCCGAGCAGAACTTCTTGCAACGAATCTACTATTCGCCAGATTACCTGAGAGTCCGTAATATTACCATCGCCACTCTCATTATCTTCGCCGTGTTCTGTTCTCTCGGGCTCTGCTGCATCTACAAAAACAAGTGTTGCAAG agcaaggAATCCAAGACATCAAATGGTTACCGCTACACGTCAGCTAATCCACCACCGCCAACCGAGTTGGTGAGTCGTGAGAAAGAGCATCTTCGGCAATAG
- the kin-36 gene encoding Protein kinase domain-containing protein (Confirmed by transcript evidence), translating to MGFKLVALSSFLLTVSALSIEHNTVGGGCVDLLCPDTATHHGLRNLVNDETLKTDACTACSQCTENGYSVCLRPKDSRASRTAGGCTCAHTLAANCHTDLAQTQHPANLSMKTYSACYADALQRPPQPLAVNENSSVVVTIEPFWLEPYWRHLKIENVTLHYKFQVKAPEHCEGEVESTPTGVHTCVASVLVDLSESKEDQPQVKDDDDEYDHSDNYDQYDDDLPPEVQFDRDVFSGAKELESYYTATIRRARQIKASASKDQQIYDGETIIESEHLKFDLKPEVYTADGSEIVDGPPQEDALPGPVKDAEETATVVQVDKDEGDVSEETGGTNFFEEEEKKEEGETKKEESSEEEDGVLKVNLEDIEPTKLKSQEDAKKKEGDEEEEKDEEEAETTTVVKEDEEKKEGDNEGDKEEDKEDKKESEEEEEKDGDDEETTTTSEDDEEKDSNSDEDEDEESTTVELVEGETPDPSEQNFLQRIYYSPDYLRVRNITIATLIIFAVFCSLGLCCIYKNKCCKSKESKTSNGYRYTSANPPPPTELKTVSRVPSGVAPEDEHHLLAADEAIENFKNVVKSGTTFSPKNVELGITVGMGKFGPIHRAMFSSFNGSVHDVNVYLLKNIARLSDEELVKLTSLLKSNIAAGAHQNVVSLCGVSPSGSDVMLMWEPLHQSVLRGVLRESRCARFGTEPFNMASFLSSERLAAIAIGCCNGVEHLLKKNVFPPHLSTSNVLLAERGIVKIGGFGLAEHHALDMTTESAPTKLRWMPPEYFKRDQKMIYNEQTMIWPLGVTLWEIFSLGGTPFGSLRQAQTFIDAMRDGSAQLDPISYCGEAVTQLLATCTSHVPEARGDIRTIIKRLECISADAKTQINLCYREDFPYLPIVTPLEQQEE from the exons ATGGGTTTCAAACTTGTTGCTCTCAGTAGCTTTCTGCTGACTGTCAG CGCTCTGTCAATCGAGCACAACACAGTCGGAGGTGGCTGTGTGGATCTTCTCTGTCCTGACACTGCAACTCATCACGGGCTCCGCAATCTGGTCAACGATGAAACACTGAAAACCGACGCCTGTACTGCGTGCAGTCAGTGCACGGAGAATGGTTACAGTGTCTGTCTGCGACCAAAGGATTCACGTGCTTCTCGTACCGCTGGCGGATGCACATGTGCTCACACCCTGGCTGCCAATTGTCACACCGATCTTGCTCAAACTCAACATCCAGCTAATCTTTCCATGAAAACATACTCCGCTTGTTATGCTGATG CTCTCCAACGCCCACCCCAACCACTAGCCGTCAATGAAAACTCATCAGTCGTCGTGACAATTGAGCCATTCTGGTTGGAGCCCTACTGGAGACacctcaaaattgaaaatgtaacTCTTCACTACAAATTCCAAGTGAAG GCACCAGAGCATTGTGAGGGAGAAGTTGAGTCGACGCCGACTGGAGTGCACACTTGTGTTGCTTCGGTCCTCGTCGATTTGTCCGAGAGCAAGGAAGATCAACCACAAGTGAAAGATGACGATGATGAGTATGATCACAGTGAT aactacGACCAATATGATGATGATCTTCCACCAGAGGTTCAATTTGACCGGGACGTCTTCTCCGGAGCCAAGGAACTTGAATCCTATTACACCGCCACCATCCGCCGTGCTCGGCAGATCAAGGCCTCAGCCTCTAAGGATCAGCAGATCTACGATGGGGAAACCATTATTGAATcggaacatttgaaattcgacTTGAAGCCTGAAGTGTATACAGCTGATGGATCGGAGATTGTTGATGGCCCACCACAAGAGGATGCACTTCCAGGACCTGTCAAAGATGCAGAGGAGACTGCTACTGTTGTTCAAGTTGATAAGGATGAGGGTGACGTTAGTGAGGAGACCGGTGGAACCAACTTCTTTgaggaggaggagaagaaggaagaagGGGAGACGAAGAAGGAGGAGAGCAGTGAGGAAGAGGATGGAGTTTTGAAGGTTAATCTGGAGGATATTGAGCCAACAAAGTTGAAGTCTCAAGAGGATGCGAAGAAGAAGGAAGGAGATGAAGAGGAGGAGAAGGATGAAGAAGAGGCGGAAACAACTACAGTTGTGAAAGAGGATGAGGAGAAGAAGGAAGGAGATAATGAGGGAGATAAAGAGGAGGACAAGGAGGACAAGAAAGAGTCAGAGGAAGAGGAGGAAAAGGATGGTGATGATGAAGAGACAACTACCACATCCGAAGACGACGAGGAGAAGGATTCCAACTCCGACGAAGATGAAGATGAGGAATCTACCACCGTGGAGCTTGTCGAGGGAGAAACCCCAGACCCATCCGAGCAGAACTTCTTGCAACGAATCTACTATTCGCCAGATTACCTGAGAGTCCGTAATATTACCATCGCCACTCTCATTATCTTCGCCGTGTTCTGTTCTCTCGGGCTCTGCTGCATCTACAAAAACAAGTGTTGCAAG agcaaggAATCCAAGACATCAAATGGTTACCGCTACACGTCAGCTAATCCACCACCGCCAACCGAGTTG aaaacagTATCCCGTGTCCCATCGGGTGTCGCACCGGAAGATGAGCATCATCTGCTCGCTGCGGATGaagcaattgaaaatttcaaaaacgtgGTGAAAAGTGGAACAACATTCagtccaaaaaatgttgagctTGGTATTACTGTAG GAATGGGGAAGTTCGGACCAATTCACAGAGCAATGTTCAGCTCATTTAATGGGAGTGTCCACGATGTGAACGTGTATTTGTTGAAAA ACATCGCGCGGCTTTCCGATGAAGAATTGGTAAAGCTGACGTCTCTTCTGAAATCAAATATTGCCGCTGGAGCTCATCAAAATGTGGTTTCCCTGTGTGGAGTTTCTCCCTCTGGATCAG ATGTAATGCTAATGTGGGAGCCACTACATCAATCAGTCCTTCGTGGAGTCCTTCGAGAGAGTCGTTGTGCCCGATTTGGAACTGAACCATTTAATATGGCAAGCTTCTTGTCTTCCGAAAGATTAGCTGCAATTGCAATTGGATGTTGTAATGGAGTTGAACATTTACTCAAAAAGAACGTCTTCCCACCACATTTATCAACTTCAAATGTTCTATTGGCTGAGAGAGGAATTGTTAAAATTGGAGGATTCGGGCTCGCCGAGCATCATGCTCTTGACATGACTACTGAAAGT GCCCCAACCAAACTTCGCTGGATGCCACCAGAGTATTTCAAACgagatcaaaaaatgatcTACAACGAGCAGACAATGATCTGGCCACTTGGAGTGACACTTTGGGAGATATTTTCTCTAGGTGGTACCCCATTCGGCTCACTTCGTCAGGCTCAAACATTTATCGACGCGATGCGGGATGGTTCGGCACAGTTGGATCCGATTTCATATTGTGGTGAAGCTGTGACGCAACTGCTTGCAACGTGTACATCTCACGTGCCTGAGGCGAGAGGCGACATTCGAACGATTATTAAACGACTTGAGTGCATTTCTGCTGATGCTAAG actcaaaTAAACCTGTGCTACCGTGAAGACTTCCCATACTTGCCAATTGTGACGCCATTGGAGCAACAAGAAGAATAG
- the kin-36 gene encoding Protein kinase domain-containing protein (Confirmed by transcript evidence) yields the protein MGFKLVALSSFLLTVSALSIEHNTVGGGCVDLLCPDTATHHGLRNLVNDETLKTDACTACSQCTENGYSVCLRPKDSRASRTAGGCTCAHTLAANCHTDLAQTQHPANLSMKTYSACYADALQRPPQPLAVNENSSVVVTIEPFWLEPYWRHLKIENVTLHYKFQVKAPEHCEGEVESTPTGVHTCVASVLVDLSESKEDQPQVKDDDDEYDHSDNYDQYDDDLPPEVQFDRDVFSGAKELESYYTATIRRARQIKASASKDQQIYDGETIIESEHLKFDLKPEVYTADGSEIVDGPPQEDALPGPVKDAEETATVVQVDKDEGDVSEETGGTNFFEEEEKKEEGETKKEESSEEEDGVLKVNLEDIEPTKLKSQEDAKKKEGDEEEEKDEEEAETTTVVKEDEEKKEGDNEGDKEEDKEDKKESEEEEEKDGDDEETTTTSEDDEEKDSNSDEDEDEESTTVELVEGETPDPSEQNFLQRIYYSPDYLRVRNITIATLIIFAVFCSLGLCCIYKNKCCKVSRNAVYLTRKFFGKKLAENYIIDKLKKKIKNQHFSYPKINCSNLNLQILLNNLFFISSQIALKCVQSRPIFDLFEVSLHENYNNSRVFVVRPKF from the exons ATGGGTTTCAAACTTGTTGCTCTCAGTAGCTTTCTGCTGACTGTCAG CGCTCTGTCAATCGAGCACAACACAGTCGGAGGTGGCTGTGTGGATCTTCTCTGTCCTGACACTGCAACTCATCACGGGCTCCGCAATCTGGTCAACGATGAAACACTGAAAACCGACGCCTGTACTGCGTGCAGTCAGTGCACGGAGAATGGTTACAGTGTCTGTCTGCGACCAAAGGATTCACGTGCTTCTCGTACCGCTGGCGGATGCACATGTGCTCACACCCTGGCTGCCAATTGTCACACCGATCTTGCTCAAACTCAACATCCAGCTAATCTTTCCATGAAAACATACTCCGCTTGTTATGCTGATG CTCTCCAACGCCCACCCCAACCACTAGCCGTCAATGAAAACTCATCAGTCGTCGTGACAATTGAGCCATTCTGGTTGGAGCCCTACTGGAGACacctcaaaattgaaaatgtaacTCTTCACTACAAATTCCAAGTGAAG GCACCAGAGCATTGTGAGGGAGAAGTTGAGTCGACGCCGACTGGAGTGCACACTTGTGTTGCTTCGGTCCTCGTCGATTTGTCCGAGAGCAAGGAAGATCAACCACAAGTGAAAGATGACGATGATGAGTATGATCACAGTGAT aactacGACCAATATGATGATGATCTTCCACCAGAGGTTCAATTTGACCGGGACGTCTTCTCCGGAGCCAAGGAACTTGAATCCTATTACACCGCCACCATCCGCCGTGCTCGGCAGATCAAGGCCTCAGCCTCTAAGGATCAGCAGATCTACGATGGGGAAACCATTATTGAATcggaacatttgaaattcgacTTGAAGCCTGAAGTGTATACAGCTGATGGATCGGAGATTGTTGATGGCCCACCACAAGAGGATGCACTTCCAGGACCTGTCAAAGATGCAGAGGAGACTGCTACTGTTGTTCAAGTTGATAAGGATGAGGGTGACGTTAGTGAGGAGACCGGTGGAACCAACTTCTTTgaggaggaggagaagaaggaagaagGGGAGACGAAGAAGGAGGAGAGCAGTGAGGAAGAGGATGGAGTTTTGAAGGTTAATCTGGAGGATATTGAGCCAACAAAGTTGAAGTCTCAAGAGGATGCGAAGAAGAAGGAAGGAGATGAAGAGGAGGAGAAGGATGAAGAAGAGGCGGAAACAACTACAGTTGTGAAAGAGGATGAGGAGAAGAAGGAAGGAGATAATGAGGGAGATAAAGAGGAGGACAAGGAGGACAAGAAAGAGTCAGAGGAAGAGGAGGAAAAGGATGGTGATGATGAAGAGACAACTACCACATCCGAAGACGACGAGGAGAAGGATTCCAACTCCGACGAAGATGAAGATGAGGAATCTACCACCGTGGAGCTTGTCGAGGGAGAAACCCCAGACCCATCCGAGCAGAACTTCTTGCAACGAATCTACTATTCGCCAGATTACCTGAGAGTCCGTAATATTACCATCGCCACTCTCATTATCTTCGCCGTGTTCTGTTCTCTCGGGCTCTGCTGCATCTACAAAAACAAGTGTTGCAAGGTGAGTAGAAATGCAGtgtatttgacgcgcaaatttttcggcaaaaaattagctgaaaactatataattgataaattaaaaaaaaaaataaaaaaccaacACTTTTCttatccaaaaattaattgttccAATTTAAACTTGCAGATccttttgaataatttgtttttcattagCTCACAGATAGCTTTAAAGTGTGTACAATCACGACctattttcgatttatttgaAGTGTCCCTccacgaaaactacaataaCTCCAGGGTtttcgtggtaagacccaaattctga